The Bacteroidales bacterium sequence TTTTGCGGGCACATAAACTGTGGCATGACTGCCCGGAGGCACAAGAATATCAACCGTAAGCCTGTCTTTTTCCTGCTTCCATTCTATACCGGCTTTGCCGTAAGGGGTCTGCAGAAAATAGGCAACGCGGTCGAGTTCCGGCACGGGTTGGGGTCTGAATACAATGTGCTTGTATCCCGGCTCATCCGGATCGGCCTGCATCCCGGCAAGGTTGCGGTAAAACCATACCAGTCCGCCGCCAAACATGGGATGGTTGTGGGAGCCGTCATTATCCCAGCGTTCACGCGTTGTGGTGGCTCCTTTTTTCAGCCAGTAGCCATACGAGGGGTATGTTTTTTTGTTCATGGCTTCGAAGGCAAGATCCTGCAATCCGTTTTCGGCCAGCACTTCAAAGAAGAAACGGGTACCGAGAATTCCGGTATCCAGGTGCCCGCGGGTTGCCTTAAGATTCCGTTTCAGGGCTTCAATAATCCGCGGATACTGATCGGCAGGAACGCCCATTTTCAGGGCAAGAATATTCCCTCCGCCATCGCCGTAGGTGCCTTTTACAGGGTCGAAATATTTTTTCTGAAAAGCCTGGCGGGTTCTTTCAGCCAGCAATTCATACTTCCTTCTTTCTTCTTCAAACCCCAGAACATACGCTGTTTTTGCGGTGATGTCGGTACAATACCACAAATAAAACGTATGGGCCATATCATCAGGAATGGTTTGTCCCGGTGCACACCACTCACCAAGGTTGAACCACTGCAGGGGTTTTCCATCCTTTCCGGTACGCTGGTGGTACATGATGCCGCTTGTATCAACCCAGTTGAGCATGTACCGCACGTAATCCTTCATGGCTTCATAGGTATCGCTTAATATGTCGCGTGCGCCGTAATGGACATAAAATTCCCACGGCATGATGCAGATGGCCGCTCCCCAGGCAACACCCCCTCCGCATCCCGGCTGCCAGGGAGCCCCGTTGGGAACATACCCTGTCTCAGGGTTCTGGGCACCGTAAATATCCCGTATCCACTTGTAGTAAAAGGCACGGGCATCGAAATTGTGCATTACCGTAACACAGGCAATCTGGCCGTCACCTGTATATGCTGAACGTTCCCTGTGCGGACAGTCGCTGGCAATCCCTCCGTGCATGTTGTCGAGCTGGCTTCGTTTCCAGATTCTGTTGATGGAATTGAACAAAGTACTGGATGTTTCGAACACGGCGGCTTCTTCCACTGCAGTATTCACTGCTTCGGCAACCAGCTGGTCAGGCCGCAGTTCGCCAGGCCAGTTGCTGATTTCCACAGCGTGAAATACAAACCAGTTGAACCTCGCTGCATAGGTTTCCATGCCCTTCCCGCC is a genomic window containing:
- a CDS encoding family 78 glycoside hydrolase catalytic domain — translated: NLTCEYLTDPAVVDVLPPRLSWVNEADSGERGQFQTAYQIRVASSPGMLATPDLWDSHKIPSPETNRIVYNGKPLSSRQECWWQVRVWDRNGRPSEWSKPAFWRMGLLHPSDWQAMWIGAPWQGEEALPPTPWPSAPLKTLPPPAPLLRKAFYVQKEVVKAVAFVTGLGYFELYVNGSKVSDDELVPNQTNYGKRPGLPERSIPLEDSFREYRVMYLAYDITSFLRQGENVVGAMLGNGFYNPGKFWCEGYGTPRFIGQIYLTYSDGTEDVIVTDRSWKASRGPVVMDMVYFGEHYDARLEQPGWNAPGFDDVLWEFAAQRRAPEGKLVAHTALPDKVTKRIAPVNIRRKGPGTYRVSFGEEISGRLRIQNVSAPAGHKVTIRYISNLFSGDNSYTFGGKGMETYAARFNWFVFHAVEISNWPGELRPDQLVAEAVNTAVEEAAVFETSSTLFNSINRIWKRSQLDNMHGGIASDCPHRERSAYTGDGQIACVTVMHNFDARAFYYKWIRDIYGAQNPETGYVPNGAPWQPGCGGGVAWGAAICIMPWEFYVHYGARDILSDTYEAMKDYVRYMLNWVDTSGIMYHQRTGKDGKPLQWFNLGEWCAPGQTIPDDMAHTFYLWYCTDITAKTAYVLGFEEERRKYELLAERTRQAFQKKYFDPVKGTYGDGGGNILALKMGVPADQYPRIIEALKRNLKATRGHLDTGILGTRFFFEVLAENGLQDLAFEAMNKKTYPSYGYWLKKGATTTRERWDNDGSHNHPMFGGGLVWFYRNLAGMQADPDEPGYKHIVFRPQPVPELDRVAYFLQTPYGKAGIEWKQEKDRLTVDILVPPGSHATVYVPAKKGCTVLESGRKPSESPFLQEKGWKDTYAVFEAASGKYQFTVQE